TTATCGAGTATTTTTCCCATGAATGGACGCCTTTGATTAAAATATTAACTTTGGTAGGTAATAATTATACTTTTTAAGCTGGAAATTGTCAATTTTTAGTGGCAGGGGTAGGGAGGTAATAATTGACTACAATACGAAAATAACGTAGAATACAGCTATGTTCTTGCCAACAACGTCAGACGAAATGAAGAAGCTGGGCTGGACTCAGTGCGACATAATCCTTGTAAGCGGCGACACCTATTTAGACAGCCCGTTTATTGGTGTAGCCGTAATTGGGAATTTATTAACCAAAGAAGGTTATAAAGTCGGGATAATCGCTCAACCGGATATACAAAATGAACATACTGCG
This genomic window from Elusimicrobiota bacterium contains:
- a CDS encoding YgiQ family radical SAM protein; this translates as MFLPTTSDEMKKLGWTQCDIILVSGDTYLDSPFIGVAVIGNLLTKEGYKVGIIAQPDIQNEHTA